A DNA window from bacterium contains the following coding sequences:
- the spoVG gene encoding septation regulator SpoVG, producing the protein MKVTEINVNLRNEDRLKAFVNITLDDVFVVRGLKVILGNQGLFVCMPSRKMPDGTYKDIAHPISNEFRQELEAMVLDQYHRKLVEDPTGASLPAGELD; encoded by the coding sequence GTGAAAGTAACCGAGATTAACGTCAACTTGCGGAACGAAGACCGTTTGAAGGCGTTTGTCAACATCACGCTTGACGATGTGTTTGTCGTTCGCGGATTAAAAGTAATTTTGGGTAATCAGGGTTTATTTGTTTGTATGCCATCCCGTAAAATGCCGGATGGCACATACAAAGACATCGCTCACCCAATTTCAAACGAGTTCCGGCAGGAACTTGAAGCAATGGTATTGGATCAATATCATCGCAAGCTGGTGGAAGATCCGACCGGAGCATCGTTACCGGCCGGTGAGCTTGACTAA
- the ispE gene encoding 4-(cytidine 5'-diphospho)-2-C-methyl-D-erythritol kinase, translating to MIRLLAPAKINIGLRVPGKRNDGYHWIVTLMQAISLYDEIAFASADRYELHCSGEWQVPEDESNLVTKAVRAFEHLTGIVAKVRIDVTKRIPLGGGLGGGSSDAVAALIGCNNFFQTNLQESDLLALATGIGSDCPFFLRGGIQEATGRGEILTPLKAMLPGVFGLWFPGVSVNTGVAYARLNRNLTQESPSLILSSCLRSENDWRSDPQLKNDFEPVVANELAYWDDAREFWMSCGAKWVSMSGSGSCQVAHFDVMKVCAAAVLQFPFGGRTWAVEPIPQGVVYLNDSGAL from the coding sequence ATGATCCGGTTGTTAGCGCCGGCGAAGATTAATATCGGCTTGCGTGTACCCGGCAAGCGAAACGACGGGTATCACTGGATTGTTACCTTGATGCAGGCGATCTCGTTATACGACGAGATCGCTTTCGCGTCTGCCGATCGGTATGAGTTACATTGTTCCGGTGAGTGGCAGGTACCGGAGGATGAATCGAACTTAGTTACAAAGGCAGTACGGGCGTTTGAACATCTGACCGGGATTGTAGCTAAAGTGCGAATCGATGTAACGAAGAGGATTCCTCTTGGCGGCGGACTTGGTGGTGGTTCGTCAGATGCTGTTGCAGCTTTGATTGGTTGTAATAATTTCTTTCAAACCAATCTTCAGGAAAGTGACCTCCTTGCTTTGGCAACTGGAATTGGTAGCGACTGTCCTTTTTTTTTACGGGGTGGTATACAGGAGGCTACCGGTAGGGGTGAGATTTTGACACCGTTGAAAGCGATGCTTCCGGGAGTTTTTGGGCTATGGTTTCCCGGAGTTAGCGTAAATACGGGTGTCGCCTATGCTCGACTTAACCGAAACTTGACTCAAGAATCTCCTTCGCTTATCTTGTCAAGCTGTCTCCGCAGTGAAAACGATTGGCGGAGCGACCCGCAACTCAAAAACGATTTCGAACCGGTAGTCGCGAATGAATTGGCTTATTGGGATGATGCGCGCGAGTTTTGGATGAGTTGCGGTGCAAAATGGGTATCGATGTCGGGCAGCGGAAGTTGCCAAGTCGCCCATTTTGATGTGATGAAGGTATGTGCCGCCGCAGTTTTGCAGTTTCCCTTTGGAGGCAGGACATGGGCGGTTGAACCGATCCCTCAGGGGGTTGTTTATCTTAACGATTCAGGTGCTTTGTGA